The genomic interval tctcaTACTTAGaaatgtaacattattttttaataataaaacttaatacttgagtaatattttttattcagttaCTAAAAATCATAATTACAAACAGGCATGCTTATGTGGGCGTCTGGACTTCTCATTAATATTCACAGCGATCATGTTTTGAGAAACCTTCGAAAACCGAACGAAGTTGGTTATAAGATTCCGCGAGGTGGCGCCTTTGAGTACGTATCAGGAGCGAACTTCAGCGGAGAGATTTTTGAATGGTTTGGTCTTCTAATCGCCTCTAATTTCCACTTTCCTTTGATTTGCTTCTCTCTTTCAACATCTCTGACGATTGGAACAAGAGCTCTTTTCCATCACAAGTAAGAAGTCTAAGTCAGTATCCATATATTCATGACTTCTAAGTTGGCTTTTGTGGAAAttcagttacatttatatagcACAAGAAGCAAGCGTGGACTCTATTATTGTTTGATTGTAAGGCGAGCGCTGTATAAACCACCGTGGTTCTGGTgcataagtaaaaaaataatgcgGTACAAAACTCTTAAACgacatataaaaaatgttagatATACAACTATTTTAACTGCATGCTTCGTATTTTGCTAATTCATTATTTTAGGTTCTATTTAAGCAAGTTCGAAGATTACCCGAAGAACCGAAAGGCAGTCATTCCATTTGTTCTTTGAATAAATTGACAACATAATAACCAACCCGGCGGTTCTactgtgaataaaatatttataaattcaacCCCTGGCGATATACTAACGCGGCACATCTATATAATGCATTGGTTTTAGTCGTAACGTTGGTCgtaactatatatgtatagtagggtgggggaagatgggacacctttagcacgtattatccaaatatcccgatcgtgttttaaacaattaacaacggtctatgagagttgtagggacactgttttataattctttgaaaaatctttgtttactaccaaattggtcgagaatatagaatgaataggtgtcccatcttcccccaccctactatatattgttccTTAGTATTGTAATGCGTAATACATAAATTATGAATGAGTACTTGaaagatttaaatatacttGTGACTAATTATATGCGTATATAATTCAGTAAACGTAAGCGTATTCAACTTTAATATAGTAACACCTTAATTGATTTAGATATATACCGTAGTTGCGTAAAACGGAACTTGCTTCCGCGAAAAATACCGATAGAAAATACTTTGTCATTACGTAAGCtagttatttataataaagtacggtcggggaagacgggacacctttaccacataatatccaaatatcctaatcgtgttttagacaattaacaacggtctatgggagtcgtgagaatacagttttataattcttttaacgTTCTTATTTCTCACCAAATGTgacgacaaaatagaatgaaaaagtctcccatcttcccctttactatatagtagggtaggggaagacggggcacGTTTAgtacacataatattcaaatttttagTCAGCTGTTGCATCCTGTGTTGGTATAGTTAAGACAAACGTGTGTAATATTGAaatcataatatccaaatcttgttgatttaaacaataacaacggtctatgctcTATGGGAATTATGAAAATACGGTTTATTAttcttaaatgttctttgtttactaccaattgaaGCGAAaaatcccatcttccccctccctaGCATAAGTCGTCTATAATTTGGCAATCATCCCACTGCCTATCTTAATCAAGTGATCAGATCAGGTGAACTTTGGGGAAGCTACACtgtcttaaaaaaacaaactctcTTGCGATTTGCTTTGATTATCCAGCAAGTGCAGCGACCACCGGGTTGTAGAATTGATTGGTTTATTGTTGGACGTCGCACTGCCGATTAGCTCAAGCTAGTATATAAATAAGCGTCTGTAAAATtgacacattttaaaaatattgaaatcgGAAAGTGGTATAAGACAAGAAGAAAGAAATAAGAACTAAAATGTTGAACTGGTGGTCTCGACTTCCCGGCTTGCTACGTCACGAGAGGAGAAGAATTTCGCATCGCTGAATTTCGAGCGAGGTAGGAGGGTGGGGTGTATTTTGTGGCCCAAGCTGGTAAAGGCGGCGATTTATTGAAGAAAAACAGCAACCAGGCAAGCTAGCCACGCTTTAACATAAAGGCCTCGTGTTCCAAGCTACAAAAAAGATTCCCAGGAGACAGAATACGATTAAAAGTCCTTGCGTCTTGCGCGGCACGGTGTTACAATTGAGGTAAAAAGAGCCCATTTTGCACGTTAACAGTAAACGAAGTAACTCTGGTCGAGTAAACTGTAGCAGGACGGTAATAGTTTCGACAGTTATGTATGGTCATGTAAATTACTCGCAGTTTATTCGTCGTGTTTTCGTGGTTTGGATGTATTCACGTGGACGGTTGCACCAGGGATGTACCTTGCTTTATTCCATGGCTggcgtcgctcctcgctcgGCAGCTCGCCAGCGCATATCATTACACGttttctgtgacgtcacagaagggtgagtgacgtcacgatgcaGTACGAAGCATGTTCGCACCGTTCATGGTGGCGGCCGCTTCAGGGGCGACAGGTCTCCCGTGTACATCGAGCGCGGGCCGTTTTATTGGCATGATCGGATCGCCGCGATCCGACTCGTTTCCGCGACCACTGTCGTCCTCAGACCCGGATACTGGAGTCGGGGGCATGGATGCTGACGGCCTCTTACTACCGTGCAGTATGTTGAGAGCTGCGGGACAGTGTTGCCTGGGTCCAGGCTCAGGGGTAAATGTGAATGTGAGGTTGGTGGGGTAGATCACTCCGTCGTTTCGCACAAGATTGATGGGAACCTGGGTACGGagaaatcaagtttaaacaaccGCCTATCAAAAACCATATAACCTAAAACACAACTGAAACACACGAACCTGTACAGATTCCTTAACCCACTTCCAGCCTTCCCGGAAAGCAGAGATGTCGGGCACCACACATAACAGACCTTCCGCACACCGAAACATCGTGTCGGCCTCGATTTCACCGAACCACACCTTCAAGTTGGAAGTGAAACATTCACCATTCACCTCTAGCATGGCCACGTCTCCTCCGCCGTTTAactgtatattaaaaatgCTGTTAGCCAAAGTGTTGTATGCAAATTCAAGGAATTAAACGTGTTTTAGACGTCATTGCGGATTACGCCTTTCCCACGGAAAATAACCCAGAATTCTGCGGCAGGCTGTGGGTAGCTTTGCGCGTAAGGGAAATCGTATTACCTTCCGGTCAATGCGAGGCATCAGGCTTTAATCTCGTAATAACAATTGAGGAAATCGTTTTTTGCGTGGAACACTATGAAATTCGGAATGTCTCAGCGTGCCACGCCGTGGGAAGCGCCGTGTCAACACTTCTCACGAGCGAGTCTTTCTGCGAGAGGTCGGTGAGGCTGGCGAGTCGTTCCGTTGCAAAGGCAGGCGACCGCAAACGTGCAGTATTCAGATGGTTACAAGACTTTCGACAGCTGACGCTAATTGCAAGTTTGGCTTTGAGTGCGAGCAGCGGTTGGCAGCGCGAGTGCTGGCacgttgtatttttataaacgtGCTGCAACTAAAGCGAAGGtggtttaattcatttaaagaGCTACAAGCTCTGTGAATGCGAGAATAACACAAATACATAAACCAACATCGCATAAAATCGGCAAGACAAGTGCCACATAAGAGGCATGCTGTAGGTTTGCACGTACCTGGAGGCTATGTACATTCGGTACAGGTGTTACTGGGTCAGCTGTTGGTCCCATACCATCACAAAAGGTGTACTCCGCTTTATCAGTTGATATGATGGTCCATGAAGCACCATCGTTGatcatttctttgtttgtttcttttggACACGGGGTTgcctgaaataaacaaaacagtttaatagGGGCGTAAAATTACTTATAGTTAAATCGCCATGGGGGGTAAAAAATAAGGGAAAAAATGACGGATTACAGATTGAAACGGTGAGTACTGTACTTCCTACGTACATGCATGGCAGTAAACAGTAGGATATTTATTGGTGTGACAGGAGTAGaatataataacattattCAAACAACGGGCACGGGTTCGTAATATATAAAGGATGTGGTTTCTAATCTTTCGGGAAATTGGTTCCGGGAATTGTGAGAGTGTTTTTGTAATATCCGTGCTTGGTAATCATCTATACCTGGAATTGAATGATTCGTTCTTGGGAGAGGCAAAGGTACATCCGTTCTGTGTCTTTTAGGTAGAAGGCGCACTTGTGTAGTTGTGATACTGGGTCGTCCGCGTCAAGAATCGCTGTTTGCTTGTCCACCTGCGGCGGTAAAGAGCAGTGTAAGTTTGAAGAGACTAAACCGCGCGGTTTGAATGGTGGTAAATAATACTGAGTAGGTGGAAACgcgaaaaataaagaaacttgAACGGGACTACACGAAGGTTTAACGTTACCACAAAAAGCGGGGGCGACAAAATTTGTTGATCGCGGTTTTTAAGAAATAAGGGGCCGATTCTGACAAACCACATTTTATTTGCTATACGACCACAAGTAATGCGCTTATATGCTGTCGACCCAGCAACGCTCAATACGTAGAGGTTCATGGCAAAAGGAAAACAAACATATGTCACTGATGCATCGTATTCCCGTGGGATGAATGGAACAACAACATGAAACGTTGTTATGGCCGCGGTTGGCGACGGACAGCAGTTCAACGTCATTGTTTAAGGTCTGAATCGAACCATTGATTTTAAGCCTAAGCGGTTTTCATGCGGTCGGGGTAATTTATTATGATGATTGAGATGTTTATATCAATTTGCATACTATTTGTTAACGTTGCCTCGCAAATGGTGGAGCTGTTATGGAGTCTGGTAGTGCAAAGTATGTTGCATGAACTAAACATCGTATACTTCAGTCGTGATGTTGAACTATGTTATGCAATGTTTAGTTCATACAACATTTAAAGTCAAATTTGCAACAACCTTTTCTAGGCATGTACGTTTAACATGGAAGTTTCAGTTATACACAAGTTTCGCTCGTAAATGGGTTTTACGGTGTGAATAATGCAATCAGCAACAAAAATACGGAAACATCGGGCGCGCACGAGGTGTTAGGAGATGCcgtaacttttatattaccGAGAAACCGGGACGAAGAGGTAATACGTGTGGGTAGTTAACAGTTACCACAATCTTAAAGAGTAGTCAGGGCATAAAAGATACGAACCGCACTCGTAACTTTAAGTGTACGTGTTTGTAAAAAGTTCGGCCATCGTGTAGAAGTATTTTGACTCACCTTTCGTATTATAAGCCTCGGCAGCGCCATTCCAGTGTTCGAACAAACGAGTTTTACGGTTTGTCCGTAATGTATGTAGCCGTCCACTACTGAAAACTCTTCGGATTCTGACTCGTCGTCGTCCACTATATTAAATGGGAATTCGAATTAATGAAACGTCGCCCAATAGAGTCGTGGGCATAAAACAAGCAGTGCCACCAATGTAGTGACCGAACCGTGGGAGACTGCATTCTGCCCAACACTGTCCGCTTTTATATTGTGATGGGCGGAAACatgtttgttaaaatgcaaaGCACGGTTCAAGGTTAACGACGCGCAACGGGACATCGTTTTCTTGCCATCAGGTTTCATGTTTCGAACAAAGCGACCACGTAACGACCTTAAATGCTAGGGTAGCTATCTGAAGAGATGAAATTGCCGGGTCGGCGGCTAGATATGCGGACTGGAGTTACAGCGAAATGAAAACTCGGCTAGGAGTTGCTTTTACGACCCGTGCTTTATTAAAGCGCCAACGCGGGGCGGGAAATCCGCAATTGAATGTTGGTCGGtcaaatattgaatatttggGATTGTTCAACTGTGCTAACTAAGACCAGGGCGAGGGACGGCTGTGGGAAAGTGATTATTTCCCATGCTATGCACTGATTTCGTTGCTGGACAACCGACATGTGATGCGTTGTCAAGCATGAGTGGAAGTGGTGATGATGGCttaatacggttttatgaaccAAGGAGACAATGCtggttaatatattgttttatagcTAGGAAAGAAATTGGAAATAAAGAACGCTCTTGCGGTACCGACCATTACATAACCCAAAGCTAATAATTTGATTAGGATGACATTGCTAGCAATAAACACACGCTACAGGCACCGACagcaaaaaaacaccaaacCGAACGTTATGTTATAAGATATGTTTGCTTACATAAGTGAATGGCGAAGCACCCCCACTGAATTGAGCTGGCATGAAAGTTTCCTTTCTCAACGTGCAGGTACCTTGTGCTCACTGTCTGTGAGCGGAGTCGGTTGAAAAGCGCTACTTTGGTGCCGGATGCTATGCAAACTGTGGTAAAGAGATTTAGTGAGCATGGTTCGGTGGGTATAGCTGATATGCGTGAAAAGGTTATACCTCAACAGAAACA from Ciona intestinalis chromosome 2, KH, whole genome shotgun sequence carries:
- the su(h) gene encoding suppressor of hairless homolog, which codes for MYHPHHLPAHGQVQSHQHREDAAATSSRDVNGGLSVTESAIASFRSLREKYPPKKLTRDAMRRYLKDPNDQTLIVLHAKVAQKSYGNEKRFFCPPPCMYLLGNGWKRKQQILEEEEGSSEAGQLHAFIGIGSSEQEMQQLHLDGKNFCTAKTLYISDTDKRKHFMLNVKMFFGGGGADVGQFSSKRIKVISKPSKKKQSLKNADLCIASGTKVALFNRLRSQTVSTRYLHVEKGNFHASSIQWGCFAIHLLDDDESESEEFSVVDGYIHYGQTVKLVCSNTGMALPRLIIRKVDKQTAILDADDPVSQLHKCAFYLKDTERMYLCLSQERIIQFQATPCPKETNKEMINDGASWTIISTDKAEYTFCDGMGPTADPVTPVPNVHSLQLNGGGDVAMLEVNGECFTSNLKVWFGEIEADTMFRCAEGLLCVVPDISAFREGWKWVKESVQVPINLVRNDGVIYPTNLTFTFTPEPGPRQHCPAALNILHGSKRPSASMPPTPVSGSEDDSGRGNESDRGDPIMPIKRPALDVHGRPVAPEAAATMNGANMLRTAS
- the su(h) gene encoding suppressor of hairless homolog isoform X1, which translates into the protein MRRYLKDPNDQTLIVLHAKVAQKSYGNEKRFFCPPPCMYLLGNGWKRKQQILEEEEGSSEAGQLHAFIGIGSSEQEMQQLHLDGKNFCTAKTLYISDTDKRKHFMLNVKMFFGGGGADVGQFSSKRIKVISKPSKKKQSLKNADLCIASGTKVALFNRLRSQTVSTRYLHVEKGNFHASSIQWGCFAIHLLDDDESESEEFSVVDGYIHYGQTVKLVCSNTGMALPRLIIRKVDKQTAILDADDPVSQLHKCAFYLKDTERMYLCLSQERIIQFQATPCPKETNKEMINDGASWTIISTDKAEYTFCDGMGPTADPVTPVPNVHSLQLNGGGDVAMLEVNGECFTSNLKVWFGEIEADTMFRCAEGLLCVVPDISAFREGWKWVKESVQVPINLVRNDGVIYPTNLTFTFTPEPGPRQHCPAALNILHGSKRPSASMPPTPVSGSEDDSGRGNESDRGDPIMPIKRPALDVHGRPVAPEAAATMNGANMLRTAS